A genomic window from Pseudonocardia broussonetiae includes:
- a CDS encoding nitroreductase/quinone reductase family protein, translated as MPADFVLKAMNTAHRLLVKVTGGRVGYDAMGMDVVELTTVGRKSGEPRSVMLTVPLHEDGHPVVVASRGGDDRHPAWFHNLRARPEVEVSVKGGPRTPMTARVASPEERARMWPQIAGKYRNYAGYQQRTEREIPLVVLEPRA; from the coding sequence ATGCCCGCCGACTTCGTGCTCAAAGCCATGAACACCGCGCACCGCCTGCTGGTGAAGGTCACCGGCGGCCGGGTGGGCTACGACGCCATGGGCATGGACGTGGTCGAGCTGACGACCGTGGGCCGCAAGTCCGGCGAGCCCCGCTCGGTGATGCTCACCGTGCCGCTGCACGAGGACGGCCACCCGGTGGTCGTGGCCTCGCGCGGCGGCGACGACCGCCACCCCGCCTGGTTCCACAACCTGCGCGCCCGGCCGGAGGTGGAGGTCTCGGTCAAGGGCGGCCCCCGCACCCCGATGACCGCCCGCGTCGCCTCGCCGGAGGAGCGGGCGCGGATGTGGCCGCAGATCGCGGGGAAGTACCGCAACTACGCGGGCTACCAGCAGCGGACGGAGCGCGAGATCCCGCTGGTGGTGCTGGAGCCGCGAGCCTGA
- a CDS encoding acyl-CoA dehydrogenase family protein: MWDFETEPGYQRDLDWVDAFVRDEVEPLDLVLGDPYDKTDERARRLVRPLQDQVRERGLWACHLRPELGGQGYGQVRLALLNELLGRSRWAPSVFGCQAPDSGNAEILARYGTEEQKARYLQPLLDGEISSCYSMTEPHAGADPTLFTTRAVREGDEWVIDGEKWFSSNARHAAFLLVMVVTNPEAGPHRSMSMFIVPAGAPGLVNVRDAGIGTESPEHSSHGYLRFTGVRVPAENLLGEPGEAFAIAQTRLGGGRIHHGMRTIAQMRRAFDLMTERAVSRTTRHGRLADMQSTQDKIAESWIDIEQFRLLLLRTAWLIDRHQDYRAVRKDIAAVKVAMPRVYHDVVQRAMHLHGALGISNEMPFSAMMVDAQVMATADGPTEVHRQTLARQVLRDVAPGEPLFGSGHLPTRTEAARRHVAARLEHEVAAL; encoded by the coding sequence ATGTGGGACTTCGAGACCGAGCCCGGCTACCAGCGCGACCTGGACTGGGTCGACGCGTTCGTGCGCGACGAGGTCGAGCCGCTCGACCTCGTCCTCGGCGACCCCTACGACAAGACCGACGAGCGGGCGCGGCGGCTGGTCCGCCCGCTGCAGGACCAGGTGCGCGAGCGCGGGCTGTGGGCGTGCCACCTGCGTCCCGAGCTCGGCGGCCAGGGCTACGGGCAGGTGCGCCTGGCCCTGCTCAACGAGCTGCTCGGGCGCTCGCGCTGGGCGCCGTCGGTGTTCGGGTGCCAGGCGCCCGACTCGGGCAACGCCGAGATCCTCGCCCGCTACGGCACCGAGGAGCAGAAGGCGCGCTACCTGCAGCCGCTGCTCGACGGCGAGATCTCGTCGTGCTACTCGATGACCGAGCCGCACGCCGGGGCCGACCCGACGCTGTTCACGACCCGCGCGGTCCGCGAGGGCGACGAGTGGGTGATCGACGGCGAGAAGTGGTTCTCCTCCAACGCCCGGCACGCCGCGTTCCTGCTGGTCATGGTCGTGACGAACCCCGAGGCCGGGCCGCACCGCAGCATGTCGATGTTCATCGTGCCGGCCGGCGCCCCGGGGCTGGTGAACGTCCGCGACGCCGGGATCGGCACCGAGTCCCCCGAGCACTCCAGCCACGGCTACCTGCGCTTCACCGGCGTGCGGGTGCCGGCGGAGAACCTGCTCGGCGAGCCCGGTGAGGCGTTCGCGATCGCGCAGACCCGCCTGGGCGGCGGGCGGATCCACCACGGCATGCGGACCATCGCGCAGATGCGGCGCGCCTTCGACCTCATGACCGAGCGCGCGGTCTCGCGCACCACCCGGCACGGGCGCCTCGCCGACATGCAGTCGACGCAGGACAAGATCGCCGAGAGCTGGATCGACATCGAGCAGTTCCGGCTGCTCCTGCTGCGCACGGCGTGGCTGATCGACCGGCACCAGGACTACCGGGCCGTGCGCAAGGACATCGCGGCGGTGAAGGTCGCGATGCCGCGGGTCTACCACGACGTCGTGCAGCGGGCGATGCACCTGCACGGGGCGCTGGGGATCTCCAACGAGATGCCGTTCTCGGCGATGATGGTCGACGCGCAGGTGATGGCCACCGCCGACGGCCCCACCGAGGTGCACCGCCAGACCCTCGCGCGCCAGGTGCTGCGCGACGTCGCCCCCGGAGAGCCGCTGTTCGGCTCGGGCCACCTCCCCACCCGCACCGAGGCGGCCCGGCGCCACGTCGCCGCCCGGCTCGAGCACGAGGTCGCCGCGCTCTGA
- a CDS encoding PucR family transcriptional regulator, which produces MPSPTAVDPVAPAAPTPGADPVLSFLVGAVRDRLRLARCAVLLGEDGGASAGDGDVSPAARAALRDRVTVRDAGALAVALRVGGEVRGVLELVPGPVDGPDLAGAVALAEAALGRCARPSLPDPLRSLPARLSRAVLGGAEPDDVVALLAELLGRPVALLGPDLRVRTWAAPPVLHLVEPPALPAALPAAAAGELDALGPDRPSTVLLPRPLSGLTRRHLVAVLVAEGATAGYLDLIEMGRPLAPAETPLAEHAATLLSLQVLGETRRLRAAALARDDVLADLLLGSRGGSPRSLDDLRRLAAHVGLDLTRPQLVVRLPVAPHRSPAACRDAVADALAPVLDGPPPAHAGPDDVVLLVALPADADPSALRRVHAALRTGLDAVARHTGVRRAVVSGVCHDLPDLPPALAETREVDRIVDALGGRADVVAVTELSTLRLVVNGDRADVALRFAEQCLGPLRRSDETGGGDLVETLRRYLDCGAQVRATAKALGVHENTVRYRLGRIEHVTGMDVRRFDTLLAAQLAFQVEGLGAGLETSTTAAADAVAARGARS; this is translated from the coding sequence ATGCCGAGCCCGACGGCGGTCGACCCGGTCGCGCCCGCAGCCCCGACGCCGGGGGCGGACCCGGTGCTGTCGTTCCTGGTCGGGGCCGTGCGCGACCGCCTGCGCCTGGCCCGCTGCGCCGTGCTCCTCGGCGAGGACGGGGGCGCGTCCGCCGGTGACGGCGACGTCTCCCCCGCCGCCCGCGCCGCCCTGCGCGACCGCGTCACCGTGCGGGACGCGGGTGCGCTGGCCGTGGCGCTGCGGGTCGGCGGCGAGGTGCGCGGGGTGCTGGAGCTGGTGCCCGGCCCCGTCGACGGGCCGGACCTGGCGGGCGCCGTCGCGCTGGCGGAGGCGGCGCTCGGGCGGTGCGCGCGGCCGTCCCTCCCCGATCCCCTGCGCTCGCTCCCGGCCCGGCTCTCCCGCGCGGTGCTCGGCGGCGCCGAGCCCGACGACGTCGTCGCGCTGCTGGCCGAGCTGCTCGGCCGGCCCGTCGCCCTGCTCGGCCCCGACCTGCGCGTCCGCACCTGGGCGGCGCCGCCCGTGCTGCACCTGGTCGAGCCGCCCGCCCTGCCGGCCGCACTGCCCGCCGCCGCGGCCGGGGAGCTCGACGCGCTCGGCCCCGACCGGCCGTCGACGGTGCTGCTGCCCCGTCCGCTGTCCGGGCTCACCCGCCGCCACCTCGTCGCGGTGCTCGTCGCCGAGGGCGCGACCGCGGGCTACCTCGACCTGATCGAGATGGGGCGCCCGCTGGCCCCCGCCGAGACCCCGCTCGCCGAGCACGCCGCGACGCTGCTGTCGCTGCAGGTCCTGGGCGAGACCCGGCGGCTGCGGGCTGCCGCGCTCGCCCGCGACGACGTGCTGGCCGACCTGCTGCTCGGCTCCCGCGGGGGCAGTCCCCGGTCTCTGGACGACCTGCGCCGCCTCGCCGCGCACGTCGGCCTGGACCTGACGCGCCCGCAGCTCGTCGTCCGCCTGCCGGTGGCACCGCACCGCTCCCCCGCCGCGTGCCGCGACGCCGTCGCCGACGCGCTCGCGCCCGTCCTCGACGGGCCGCCGCCCGCCCACGCCGGGCCCGACGACGTCGTCCTGCTCGTCGCGCTGCCCGCCGACGCCGACCCGTCGGCGCTGCGGCGGGTGCACGCGGCCCTGCGGACCGGCCTGGACGCGGTGGCCCGGCACACAGGCGTCCGGCGGGCGGTGGTGTCGGGCGTCTGCCACGACCTGCCCGACCTCCCGCCCGCGCTCGCCGAGACCCGGGAGGTCGACCGGATCGTCGACGCGCTGGGCGGGCGCGCCGACGTCGTCGCGGTCACCGAGCTGTCGACGCTGCGGCTGGTCGTCAACGGCGACCGGGCGGACGTCGCCCTGCGCTTCGCCGAGCAGTGCCTCGGGCCGCTGCGGCGGAGCGACGAGACGGGTGGCGGCGACCTCGTCGAGACGCTGCGGCGCTACCTCGACTGCGGCGCGCAGGTCCGCGCGACGGCGAAGGCGCTGGGCGTCCACGAGAACACCGTGCGGTACCGGCTCGGGCGTATCGAGCACGTCACGGGCATGGACGTCCGCCGCTTCGACACCCTGCTCGCCGCGCAGCTCGCGTTCCAGGTCGAGGGGCTCGGAGCCGGCCTGGAGACCTCCACAACCGCCGCGGCCGACGCGGTTGCCGCCCGCGGCGCCCGCTCCTAG
- a CDS encoding LLM class flavin-dependent oxidoreductase, with amino-acid sequence MDVGVLLVFQNWHENLSDGEMFRQEAELGVLAEEYGFDSVWAAEHHFDDYSMCPDNLQLMSYLAARTSRIKLGTGAVILPWNDPLRVVEKVTMLDILSNGRTLFGMGRGLAKMEYEGFGVDMNTSRGRFDEAAELIIRGLENGYVENDGPIYVQPRVDVRPGPEAGTQWADRIYGVAMSPDSVPAVAKLGARMMTFMQYPAEMHVPAIERYREVYRETHHREPGPVLTQDFIYCHEDAEVAEQTAREHLSRYFLSVIKHYDFAGKHWRETKGYEAYQSGADMIREAGMEAAGAGYADTQIWGTPEQIVEKYRHRVELFGDHQPNVAPSFAGLPFDKVRASLKLFAEKVVPELHKMGVKTAVPA; translated from the coding sequence ATGGACGTCGGTGTACTGCTGGTCTTCCAGAACTGGCACGAGAACCTCAGTGACGGCGAAATGTTCCGCCAGGAGGCCGAGCTGGGCGTGCTGGCCGAGGAGTACGGCTTCGACTCGGTCTGGGCCGCCGAGCACCACTTCGACGACTACTCGATGTGCCCGGACAACCTGCAGCTGATGAGCTACCTCGCGGCGCGGACCAGCCGGATCAAGCTCGGCACGGGCGCGGTGATCCTGCCGTGGAACGACCCGCTGCGGGTCGTCGAGAAGGTCACGATGCTCGACATCCTGTCCAACGGGCGCACCCTGTTCGGCATGGGCCGCGGCCTCGCGAAGATGGAGTACGAGGGCTTCGGCGTCGACATGAACACCTCGCGCGGCCGGTTCGACGAGGCCGCCGAGCTGATCATCCGCGGGCTGGAGAACGGCTACGTCGAGAACGACGGCCCGATCTACGTGCAGCCGCGGGTCGACGTCCGCCCCGGCCCGGAGGCCGGCACGCAGTGGGCCGACCGGATCTACGGCGTCGCGATGTCGCCGGACTCGGTGCCCGCCGTCGCCAAGCTCGGCGCCCGGATGATGACGTTCATGCAGTACCCGGCGGAGATGCACGTGCCGGCCATCGAGCGCTACCGCGAGGTCTACCGCGAGACCCACCACCGCGAGCCGGGCCCGGTCCTCACCCAGGATTTCATCTACTGCCACGAGGACGCCGAGGTCGCCGAGCAGACCGCCCGCGAGCACCTGAGCCGCTACTTCCTCTCCGTCATCAAGCACTACGACTTCGCGGGGAAGCACTGGCGCGAGACCAAGGGCTACGAGGCCTACCAGTCCGGCGCCGACATGATCCGCGAGGCGGGCATGGAGGCGGCCGGCGCGGGCTACGCCGACACCCAGATCTGGGGCACGCCCGAGCAGATCGTGGAGAAGTACCGCCACCGCGTGGAGCTGTTCGGCGACCACCAGCCCAACGTCGCGCCCTCGTTCGCCGGGCTGCCGTTCGACAAGGTGCGCGCGAGCCTCAAGCTGTTCGCCGAGAAGGTCGTGCCCGAGCTGCACAAGATGGGCGTCAAGACCGCCGTACCGGCCTGA